The Benincasa hispida cultivar B227 chromosome 9, ASM972705v1, whole genome shotgun sequence genome has a segment encoding these proteins:
- the LOC120087188 gene encoding fasciclin-like arabinogalactan protein 1, translated as MLQQLSRPAAAGTLVLAVLFLVISDVTAHNITHLLEKHPEFSTFNHYLTATHLAPEINRRTTITVCVVDNSAMSELLAKHLSIYSVKNTLSLHVLLDYFGAKKLHQITNGTALAATMFQATGSAPGSSGFVNITDLKGGKVGFGLQDSDDIDAMFVKSVEEVPYNISVIQISKILPSQVAEAPTPSPSEMNLTGIMSAHGCKVFAETLEASDAAKTFQENAIGGLTVFCPLDDVFKAFLPKFKNLTDAGKISLLEYHGLPVYNSMSMLKSNNGITNTLATDGANKFDFVVQNDGEVVTLQTKVVTAKVTGTLLDEQPVAIYTIDKVLKPRELFKKEIPAPAPAPAPETEKPADAPKAHSRRHKGAATPSADSPADSPSDEDPADQTTDGNGTVRLDGWRFVSAGISGLAALLLL; from the coding sequence ATGCTGCAGCAGCTCTCCCGCCCCGCCGCCGCCGGGACTTTGGTCCTCGCCGTGCTATTCCTTGTCATCTCCGACGTTACGGCTCACAACATCACGCATCTTCTAGAGAAGCACCCGGAGTTCTCCACTTTCAACCACTACTTGACTGCCACTCACCTTGCGCCCGAGATTAACCGGAGAACCACCATTACTGTCTGCGTCGTCGACAACTCCGCCATGTCTGAGCTCTTGGCTAAACACCTCTCCATTTACTCCGTCAAGAACACTCTCTCGCTCCATGTCCTCCTCGACTACTTCGGAGCCAAGAAGCTTCACCAGATCACTAATGGAACTGCTCTTGCTGCGACTATGTTTCAAGCCACTGGCTCTGCTCCTGGTTCTTCCGGTTTCGTTAATATCACTGACCTCAAGGGCGGGAAGGTAGGGTTTGGCCTTCAGGACAGTGACGACATTGATGCGATGTTTGTGAAATCTGTGGAGGAGGTTCCGTATAATATCTCTGTGATTCAGATCAGTAAGATCTTGCCGTCGCAAGTGGCGGAAGCTCCAACTCCGTCTCCTAGTGAGATGAATTTGACCGGAATAATGTCCGCTCACGGTTGCAAGGTTTTTGCCGAAACTCTTGAGGCCTCTGACGCTGCAAAGACGTTTCAGGAAAATGCAATCGGTGGATTGACGGTTTTCTGTCCTCTAGATGATGTTTTCAAGGCGTTTTTGCCGAAGTTCAAGAACTTGACGGACGCTGGAAAGATCTCCTTGCTCGAATACCACGGTTTGCCTGTGTATAATTCTATGTCCATGCTTAAGTCCAACAATGGCATCACGAACACCTTGGCCACCGACGGTGCCAACAAATTCGATTTCGTCGTGCAAAACGACGGCGAAGTGGTTACTCTCCAGACGAAAGTCGTAACCGCCAAGGTCACCGGCACGCTTCTCGACGAGCAACCAGTGGCGATCTACACAATTGACAAAGTTCTGAAGCCAAGAGAGCTCTTCAAGAAGGAGATTCCGGCTCCGGCGCCGGCACCAGCGCCGGAGACCGAGAAACCTGCTGACGCTCCAAAAGCTCATTCTCGTCGGCACAAGGGCGCCGCGACTCCTTCAGCGGACTCACCGGCAGATTCGCCGTCCGACGAAGATCCAGCAGATCAGACGACCGACGGCAATGGCACAGTGAGGCTCGACGGATGGAGATTTGTTTCGGCCGGAATTTCAGGATTGGCAGCGCTTCTTCTACTGTAA